A part of Caretta caretta isolate rCarCar2 chromosome 1, rCarCar1.hap1, whole genome shotgun sequence genomic DNA contains:
- the GPR82 gene encoding putative G-protein coupled receptor 82, giving the protein MKNSTCLLQPSLASTVALPIIYSFLFTTGGFGNILSGWIFSKHISTKRTQNIYLTNLVIANLFVSIMMPFLAAYFADGYQWEYDSVLCKIVNYFGTLVMQSSMYVSITILCWTAVSQYATLMKNNEHTQYSPSVNENFFYKCLLEKFRQPKFAKYLCISIWIIVLSITVPVIVYDFHVQPDHEQVDRCYHWKAEYGERTSKTTVLIATAWFFLFFITVLFLYYSLVNHLSKIQKNTCIGKKHLIYNTVKRNIFVILLIFTVCFLPYHIFRPVFYALLLSEDCQMMNYLVEAKNFLTCLAAAKSSLDPVINLLLDKTFKKRLYNCFRKSDHKHTPNIEETTQM; this is encoded by the coding sequence ATGAAAAATTCAACATGTCTTCTTCAACCATCATTGGCTTCTACAGTAGCTCTGCCAATCATCTATTCTTTCCTATTTACTACAGGTGGTTTTGGAAATATTCTCTCTGGGTGGATATTTTCAAAGCACATATCTACAAAACGAACACAGAACATCTACCTGACAAATCTTGTTATTGCAAATTTATTTGTATCTATTATGATGCCTTTTCTCGCTGCCTACTTTGCAGATGGCTATCAGTGGGAATATGATTCTGTGCTATGTAAAATAGTAAACTACTTTGGAACTCTGGTTATGCAATCTAGTATGTATGTCAGCATTACAATTTTATGTTGGACTGCTGTAAGTCAGTATGCAACACTGATGAAAAATAATGAACACACACAATATTCTCCATCAGTTAATGAAAACTTCTTCTATAAATGTCTACTTGAAAAGTTTCGGCAGCCAAAATTTGCTAAATACTTGTGCATCAGTATATGGATCATTGTACTGAGCATAACTGTACCAGTTATAGTGTATGACTTTCATGTACAGCCTGATCATGAACAAGTTGACAGATGTTACCACTGGAAGGCGGAATATGGCGAACGCACTTCAAAGACCACAGTTCTTATTGCTACTgcatggttttttttattttttataacagTATTATTCTTATACTATTCCCTTGTCAATCACCTGagtaaaatacagaaaaatacttGCATTGGAAAGAAACATCTAATTTACAATACagtcaaaagaaacatttttgtcaTCCTGCTTATATTCACTGTCTGCTTTCTTCCATATCATATTTTTAGGCCAGTTTTTTATGCACTGCTTCTTAGTGAAGACTGCCAGATGATGAACTATTTAGTGGAAGCAAAAAACTTTCTTACTTGTCTTGCAGCTGCCAAAAGTAGTTTAGACCCTGTTATAAATCTTTTATTAGATAAAACATTTAAGAAGAGACTGTACAATTGCTTTAGAAAATCTGATCACAAGCATACACCTAATATTGAAGAGACTACACAAATGTGA
- the LOC142070549 gene encoding uncharacterized protein LOC142070549, whose protein sequence is MQSSSAEVTMMESQNRKRAPAWTKREVRDLIAVWGEESMLSELRSSFRNAKTFVKISQGMKDRGHNRDPKQCRVKLKELRQAYQKTREANGRSRSEPQTCRFYDELHAILGGSATTTPAVLFDSFNGDGGNTEAGFGDEEDEEEEEVVDSSQQASGESGFPDSHELFLTLDLEPVPPEPTQGCLLDPAGGEGTSAACVSMIKGSSPSQRLVKIRKKKKRTRDEMFSELMLSSHTDRAQTDAWRQIMSECRKAQNDQEERWRAEESKWRAEAQMWRQRDERRQDSMLRLLQDQTSMLRCMVELQQRQLEHRLPLQPLCNQLPSSPSSIASTLRCPRTRWGGHRPTSHSATEDCPKNRRLAFNKF, encoded by the exons atgcagagctcatcagcagaggtgaccatgatggagtcccagaatcgcaaaagagctccagcatggaccaaacgggaggtacgggatctgatcgctgtatggggagaggaatccatgctatcagaactccgttccagttttcgaaatgccaaaacctttgtcaaaatctcccagggcatgaaggacagaggccataacagggacccgaagcagtgccgcgtgaaacttaaggagctgaggcaagcctaccagaaaaccagagaggcgaacggccgctccaggtcagagccccaaacatgccgcttctatgatgagctgcatgccattttagggggttcagccaccactaccccagccgtgttgtttgactccttcaatggagatggaggcaacacagaagcaggttttggggacgaagaagatgaggaggaggaggaggttgtagatagctcacagcaagcaagcggagaaagcggttttcccgacagccacgaactgtttctcaccctggacctggagccagtaccccctgaacccacccaaggctgcctcctggacccggcaggtggagaagggacctccg ctgcatgtgtttcaatgatcaaaggatcttctccttcccaaaggctagtgaagattagaaagaaaaaaaaacgcactcgagatgaaatgttctccgagctcatgctgtcctcccacactgacagagcacagacggatgcgtggaggcaaataatgtcagagtgcaggaaagcacaaaatgaccaggaggagaggtggagggctgaagagagtaagtggcgggctgaagctcaaatgtggcggcaacgtgatgagaggaggcaggattcaatgctgaggctgctgcaggaccaaaccagtatgctccggtgtatggttgagctgcagcaaaggcagctggagcacagactgccactacagcccctgtgtaaccaactgccctcctccccaagttccatagcctccacactcagatgcccaagaacgcggtgggggggccaccggccaaccagccactccgccacagaggattgcccaaaaaacagaaggctggcattcaataaattttaa